One segment of Trachemys scripta elegans isolate TJP31775 chromosome 1, CAS_Tse_1.0, whole genome shotgun sequence DNA contains the following:
- the LOC117872460 gene encoding olfactory receptor 51G2-like, with the protein MSAVNDTKLNSAVFLLTGIPGQEDIHLWISISFCLMYVISIVGNSVILLIIKTDPSLHEPMFIFLSMLAVTDIGISIATMPTILGIYLFNSREISLDGCLTQLFFIPLLQCTESSILLLMAFDRFIAISNPLRYASILTLPRIEKMGLVCVLRGVAVIFPLPFLLKRFQYCRANVLSHTYCLYQEVMKMACSNITVNSIYGLFAKLLTMGLDSLLIFLSYVMILKTVLSVVSQEECLRALNTCVSHLCAVLLFYIPDISLSVIHRFANSSSPLLRIILSYISLLVPPLMNPIVYSVKSKHLRARIIRVFIK; encoded by the coding sequence atgtcagctgtcaatgacaccaaatTAAATTCTGCCGTGTTCCTCCTCACtgggatacctgggcaggaagaCATCCATCTCTGGATCTCTATCTCCTTCTGCTTAATGTATGTTATTTCGATAGtaggaaattcagtcattctgctcattataaaaacagatccaagcctccatgagcccatgttCATTTTCCTTTCAATGTTGGCAGTCACGGACATTGGTATATCGATAGCTACCATGCCAACGATACTGGGCATATACTTGTTTAACTCTAGGGAGATCAGCCTTGATGGCTGTTTAACCCAGCTCTTCTTCATCCCCTTGCTTCAGTGCACTGAATCCTCCATCCtcttgttgatggcctttgaccgcttcaTTGCAATCTCTAACCCACTGAGATATGCTTCCATCTTAACCCTGCCGAGAATAGAAAAGATGGGACTGGTGTGTGTGCTAAGAGGGGTGGCCGTAATATTCCCACTCCCCTTTCTCCTGAAACGGTTCCAATACTGTCGAGCCAATGTTCTCTCCCATACCTACTGCCTGTACCAGGAGGTCATGAAGATGGCTTGTTCAAACATCACAGTCAACAGCATCTATGGCTTGTTTGCTAAACTCTTAACGATGGGGTTGGACTCGCTGCTCATCttcctctcttatgtgatgatcctcaaaacagtgctTAGTGTCGTGTCCCAGGAAGAGTGCCTGagggccctgaacacctgcgTCTCCCACCTCTGCGCTGTCCTGCTTTTCTACATACCAGACATCAGCCTGTCTGTGATACACAGATTTGCAAATAGCTCTTCCCCCTTGCTTCGTATTATCCTGAGCTACATCTCCCTGCTAGTCCCGCCCCTCATGAACCCAATTGTGTACAgcgtgaaaagcaaacaccttcgtgCAAGGATAATCAGGGTGTTCATCAAGTAA